The Helianthus annuus cultivar XRQ/B chromosome 11, HanXRQr2.0-SUNRISE, whole genome shotgun sequence region gatgtgcgtaaaatgcaacatataaattacactAAACAAggcgtaaaatcaaccctttttttgggtaaagggttaccccggtgattttataacACATCAAAAAATCATACAATAGAAGGCTGAGAGTACCCTCTAGTTCTCTTAGTGGCATACCACTGAAGAGTGCAACAAGAAACAACCAAAAGACACAACCAAATACatcaaaagaaaacaaaaaattgGTCTTCAGTCTTCATCCAAGAAGTCTTCTTTATCCATCTTCCACTCTTCCATAAAACGATTGACTTTTGAAGTCTGCTTGTACCTGAAAGAGATTAACTTTGTTCTAACCGTGCTAATGATTCTATCGGCCAGCTGTTCTGGAGGTCTTAGACGATTACTGAAAAATCTAGCGTTACGTTCACTCCAACTGACATAAGCTGCGGCTGCCACCACCAATCTACTCGCAACAGAAAAAACCGACTTCGAGTTGGCTCTAGCGATCAACCAAGCTGAAATATCCTCCCATGAATCTTGAATCGAATTCATATCTACTTTATGCCTCACTTTATGCCAAGCTGATTTCGAATATGAACATTCGAAAAACAAGTGCTCATGTGTCTCTAAACCTGATTGGCATAACAAGAAACACATCAGATTCATAGAACCCGTAACTGAATGATTCCACCTTATAATCCGGTCTTGAGTCCAAAGTTTCTTTTTGAAAATAAGCCAACACATGAACGAATGTTTAGGAATATTAAATTATGACCACACCACTTTCGACCACGGTTTCGGCTGGTCACGGATCCGGATCACATTCCACACTTCTTTTGACGTGAAAGGGACAAGCTTTCCATCAGAATTCATCCATAATATTCTATCCTGCACATCCGATATAGAGAGAGGCCGAAGTTGAAACAAAGCAGGGTACACACTTCTCCAATCTTCCGGCCATTCCCATCGGCCATCAATAAAAGCTTCAGTCACTTTTGACTTGATAGTAAAACCATATCGGGCCATTTGACGCGGGGTAACTATTTGCTGCAGCGGGTACTCAGACGACCATTTATTGAACCACAGTGAGGTGCTATGGACATTGCCAATCTTAACCCATATGTGTTCACGAATACCATACCTGCACTGCATCAGTTTTTTCCATCCCCACGGAGAGCTAGATTGGACCGGGATATCCCACAAACTGCGGCCACGAAGCCTATGCAAAGAAACCCAAGTCGTCCATAACGAAGTCCTGCCAGAAACGATACTATAAATGTGATAAGCCATCAATGACTTGTTTACATCCGATATCCTTCTTATGCCTAACCCACCTTCCGACTTCGGAAGACAAACCTCTTTCCATGCCACTTTAGCTTTACCTTTCGAACCCATACTCTGACCCCATAGAAACCATTTCATTTTGCTTTCCAAATCTTTTATGATACTGACCGGCAAAATAAAAACCGAAGCCCAATACACATGAATAGAAGAGAGAACCAAAAGCACCAGTTGAAGCCTACCAACGAATGATAGAAACCGGTTTTTCCAATCATTAATCCGTTTAGACATACGCTCCACCAAGGCCTTGCAATCTTTGGTTAACAACCGCGAAGCGAGCAAAGGAACCCCCAGATATCTAATAGGAAGTTTCCCTTCTTCGAATGGCACCAATTCAGCGATTCTAGTCCTAGTAGATGTAGGAACATTGCAAAAGAATATGGAGCTTTTTGCATTGCTAGGAACTAACCCAGACGCCTCCTCAAACTTACAGgatcaaaagagcttaaacgcacaaaaggaacaaattaacagcagaaaccaacataaatacaaagaagaaGGATTGACACGACTCGCCGAACCTCCATCCACATCCAAACCAACAAAAACAGAAACTTAGGCACGGGGCcttgctgtcacaccccaaccgatgggggaaatatcggagtgagacgaaaacaaaTCGTtcaaagcatcataacactaattttGACAGTATAAATTAATCAAGATTTCAAAAATACTCCAAAtgcaatatgtcacacccccaaaatccacacgcggagtactaccgcttgggagcgtgactgaccaggatcaagccaccaatcatatagaacaatgtatatagtaaaagtaaatgtcattaaaccaaacccatccatatgaaaggtgtttaaaacataagtaatagttcaacgtttagcggaagcaattaagtaaaagcccaatcataaataagtatgtaatgtcataacgttcaatcatagcattcacgatccttgtccacaacgacttgctcctctctatgcaagctccatatgtacctaaggtcctgcaaggcatgcagcagagagtcaacaactagttgagcgagttcacagaaagtaagttcgtagtagtaattcgtatgttcatttagtgtgGGCTTCCCTcgtatgtatgtactaatagtgggggtttcccatgattatatttattactaatgggggcttcccatgtttatccttactaactattgtaaccatgtgttcttcttaatccgagaacaggaatacgtacaaggtcacgtaggttttacgtgagtgcccttccccgaggacagtggttcgcgtggggtttacgtaggttttacgtaagtgtccttccgacccggaagacagtagtaggtatgagtttacgtaggttttacgtaagtgtcctcccgacccgggagacagtgatAGATACTagattacgtaggttttacgtaagtgtcatGACTAACCTGAGGatgatggtatatagtctagcaatagtgtaagtacgagtaattatccatttcaaatcttccaacccaattcccaacccgggaatcccatgccttggctgtgtgaactcaccttggtttgctcggtatgttattgcttctagggtttattaatgtctaagtccgttacacacgacctaggattcattgcacatgatacgatgtaagtgtttgcattaaattagggtttgcgagtcattgatattcaagcaactgtgttttgtgtgtttattgtgtgcaggctgatatcacatagaatgttcatacatgcaggatcataccgttgcattcagtatcatacgattatatatatatatatatatatatagaatcatacatcacgtaaacagttaatcgtgttcacataattcatgcgtcacgtctTTGATTTCACAGATTAGTCTAACATGGATATTAACATATTTGCCACTGTtaacatacttagtacatttaacGGCGTTAATAAACTTAACAAGTTTAACGGAGTTAGTGGCTTAACAAAGTAGCATACACATCTTAACAGATTCAATATTATGTAACACACAACTCATGGCTTCATTTTGATCAttacacaaagtcggacaaggggaaACACCCCTAAAACTCGGACAGTGTTGCTGCTTGTCCAAAAAGTCGGACCAGGACCATCCATgaccaaaaactcggaccatggggGTGGGGGTCACAAGGTCGGACCTAGGGTGGGGCTTCCTTGCTTTAAAATTCAGACAGGGGGGTgtgggggttaaaagtcggacaaggtttgggggggttaaaactcggatagGGTCTTGGGGCCAAAAAAAactgttagtgcagttgtctgtcgactacatcttcgttcgagtcttagggtagggctgATTGTATTGTGAACGGAAAACGAGAAATTTTGTATttggtaggttcgcttatagggtatATAGAGTGGTCCGCTTATTATTCACTTTATacataggttcgctcatatgtcacTTAGGTGGTTcgcagctgttgccgaaatcgataacacacgcccaaagggagatgcttttcccagctgttgccgaaatcgataacacacgcccgaagcatgtcttctaaagtttgaatagtgcgctcagactgcccatccgtctgagggtgataagctgtgctcatgtctaatcgagagccaaaagctttgtgcattgcctgccatagttctgatgtgatcgtgcatcgcgatccgaaatgatagaggtgggcaccccgtgccttgagactacttctttcaagtatatatctgctagtgtggagaacttgtctgtttctttgattgccaggaaatgagcagacttggtgagtcaatccacgatcacccaaatagtatcgttcccacgctgagatctaggtaggcttgtaacaaaatccatggaaatttcctcccatttccactgtggtatctttggctgctgaagtaagcctgctggtttctgatactctgccttgactcttgcacaggtcaagcacttgctgacataggtagcgatgtgggccttcatgctaggccaccaatacgtagttctgatgtcgtgatacattttatccgaacctggatataccgagtagcgagacttatgagcttcatccatcacaagttctcgtaaaccgccgtatagtggtacccaaatacgccctgttacatagtaggcgccgtcttccctttgttctaatcgttgccttgagccgcgtaaggcttcagccctgacgttttctggtttcaatgcttctacctgagcatctcgtatctgtactggaagactagactgaatggtgagctgcaatgctaGTATGCGCTTAGgtatagtgtctttccgactgagggtgtctgccacaacattggctttgcctggatggtacttaatagcgcattcgtaatcgtttaaaagttcgacccattttcgttgacgcatgttcaaatccttttgcttaaggatatgctcgagactcctgtgatcggtgtaaatagtgcacttggtaccgtacaggtagtgtcgccatatcttaagcgcgaaaacaacagctcccagctctaaatcgtgcgtcgtgtagttccgttcatgaaccctGAGTTGatgagaagcgtaggcaataactttatcccgttgcatcaatacacacccaagaccctgtatcgacgcgtcacaataaaccacaaaatcatccgtgccctctggcaatgagagaataggtgcgctgcaaagcctatcctttaggtactgaaaagcagtttcttgtgtattaccccagcgataggtaacacctttctgtgtgagcattgtaagcggctgtgcgatctttgaaaagtctttaatgaatcgtctgtaataccctgccaaacccaagaattggcgtatttccgttggtgtacacggtgcaggccagttcctgatcgaatctaccttggatggatcgacatgaatcccatccctgttcaccacatggcctaagaagtggacttcacgaagccagaagtcacattttgaaaactttgcgtacagttgctcctttcgaagaagttctaagataagacgtaagtgctgctcgtgttcctcctgactcttggagtagatcagaatgtcgtcgatgaatactatgacgaacttgtctagataaggtttgcacaccctgttcataagatccatgaaaactgcaggcgcgttcgttagcccgaatggcatgactagaaactcgtagtgaccgtagcgagttctgaatgctgtcttggagacgtcctcatcccagactctcagttgatggtaacctgacctcaagtctatcttggagtagtaactcgacccttgcaactagtcgaataagtcgtcaatacgaggaagaggatagcggttcttcactgtgaccttgttcagttcgcggtaatcaatgcacatcctgaaagtgccatccttctttttcacgaatagcactggagctccccaggcgaagagcttggacgaatgaagcccttatccaagagctcttgtagttgcttagacaattcttccagttctgatggagccaaacgatacggtgcgcgagctataggtgctgctcctggagctagctcgacttgaaactcgacctgacgatgaggcggtagaccaggtaaatcttcaggaaacacttgaggaaaatcacctaccactgggatatcctctattcttttctctttcgtcgatgcatcagtaactagtgccaatatagcagtgtgcccctttcgtaaacatttctgagccttcaagaaagagataatgccaaccacagcaccactcttgtcgccttgaacttcgagaggttctttacccgaaagaggaatacgaatgatcttctccttacataggatctctgcttgctgcttggacaaccaatccatgccaacgacgatgtcaaaactacccagaactataggaatgaggtcgatggagaaagtctgaccagcgaggataagattacaaccccgAACTATTTGTGTGGCCTCTAtatttttaccattagctaactctacgacatgtttggtgtttaggggagttgatgcatgttttaacatttggctaactttcaataacacataacttgtatttgcacccgaatcaaacaatacagtaacataaatgtcgtcgagaagaaacttacccatgaccacgttaggatcgttccttgcgtcacctcgacccaacacaaaagcacgacccctagcttcattgccgttattgttcccaccgttgttgttaccattgccttggttgttgttgttgttgcgattctggttctggtttaactgggggcaatcacgcttgaaatgaccttcagccccacactgaaaacatcccctgttgccccgttgttgctgctgctgcgggttttgtggagctggtaactgcagttgctggttctgattcgcaggccgtggactcctacagtctttggcctcgtgacccatcttgagacacctttggcaacgacccttgttgcactggccgctgtgatgcctgttacagttgtgacacttggggtgagatccttgataccttttctgcctgtgaccaccagaagattgctgactaggactctggtagtgatcagtcttctgttgttgagcctgagactgaactgttgctgaacccttgctagaatacccctcccactttcttttgttgtcactgggggtagtagGAGCAGCGGCTGATGTGGtagcagtagtagcgctgatacgtttgggcaacttgttcttttccaccgcctgatctgtgaggcgacgagcaagacgctgaatgtcttggatattgtcgagattagccgatgtcacatggctctgaatttctgatgctagacccttgaggtacaactcaatgcgcttgatcggagggtccaccatggttggacacaagatggccagttcgttcgaccgtttcgtgtaagcttcgatttccgaccctatcattttcagatggtaaaactcatcttccaacttgtggatgtcatcccgtgtgcagtattccctcttgataagttccttgaaatcattccaaggggtggcgttagcagctgccaaccctaaaatctgaacttgcgcgttccaccaagttagcgcaattccttccagcgtgccagtggcgtacttcaccctgcgatcctcagggcattcacacttttcaaataccgactcgagcttttcgaaccaatggagtagtcccactgctccctctgtgccactgaatgtgcttggacgacagtccatgaagttcttgaatgtgcagacaggttgttgagcgtgttgacctattgtgtacaaataggacaaagttaaacacaagagttattgtaggatctaaagatcctagtgtgaatcacatccgcagggtatactacctgcttgtgcagctgctagtgccgcagctacttgttcattgataagagccatcaactgggcttgagtcatgttcacacgtccagacatgatcttcatagtaaaagtagaataagtgagaatggttcgcgagtagtgcgatgacagaagagtgtaagcacataggtgttctcaagcaataacaagtagtgaacAATGTAagctaagcataccacgagcaaagttctatgtaattctagcatgtaggcaataaacataaaccttattacctaggatattgagtcttgcacgtggagcgaagcgtcgttgtggatcgttgagagcactgttctggttatagtctggtttcaataaaaacgtttttcccatattaaaaccaagttctctataaccaatggctctgataccaatctgtcacacccccaaaatccacacgcggagtactaccgcttgggagcgtgactgaccaggatcaagccaccaatcatatagaacaatgtatatagtaaaagtaaatgtcattaaaccaaacccatccatatgaaaggtgtttaaaacataagtaatagttcaacgtttagcggaagcaattaagtaaaagcccaatcata contains the following coding sequences:
- the LOC110919111 gene encoding uncharacterized protein LOC110919111, giving the protein MCWLIFKKKLWTQDRIIRWNHSVTGSMNLMCFLLCQSGLETHEHLFFECSYSKSAWHKVRHKVDMNSIQDSWEDISAWLIARANSKSVFSVASRLVVAAAAYVSWSERNARFFSNRLRPPEQLADRIISTVRTKLISFRYKQTSKVNRFMEEWKMDKEDFLDED